Below is a genomic region from Cryptosporangium phraense.
TGGCGGTACCGCTCGATGACCTCATTCGGCAGGCGTCCGCGCGAATTGACGTCGATGTTGTTGGACTCGGCCCATTCGCGGATCGCCGCGTTCTCGGCCCGGCTGCTCGACGACGTCGCGGTGCTGGTGGCCTGCTTCCGTCCCTTGCGGACGGTGCCGCCGGTGCGGCGGGCGGCCTGCACGTACTCGTCGAGGATCTCGCGGAGCTTGGCCTGGTTCCCGGAGCCCAAATCAATTTCGTACTCGACGCCGTCGATGCCGAAGTTCACCGTCGCGCGATCGACCGAAGACGGATCAATTTCTGAGTTATCGAGGTCATCGGTGAGAATGACCAGCTCTTTCCTCGCCATGCTGGGGATAATACATGATCGCCCCGGATGTCCTTGGAAT
It encodes:
- a CDS encoding histone-like nucleoid-structuring protein Lsr2; its protein translation is MARKELVILTDDLDNSEIDPSSVDRATVNFGIDGVEYEIDLGSGNQAKLREILDEYVQAARRTGGTVRKGRKQATSTATSSSSRAENAAIREWAESNNIDVNSRGRLPNEVIERYRQHFSEQNDDAAEPSGRPTANTEQPAFSG